The following nucleotide sequence is from Synchiropus splendidus isolate RoL2022-P1 chromosome 1, RoL_Sspl_1.0, whole genome shotgun sequence.
ATGAGACTGGCAGTCCAAGAGACATACAACAATGCCGCCATCCtgttggagtctttctgatatTAAACTCCAGTTTTACAACTGAGCTTGCTCATTCTTTGTATAATTATTCAAACCTTTTGGAtagacagttttatttttaagtttgcttATTTGTTGATTTTTAAATGCACCTGAAAACGAGGTGATGCAATGCCCAGTAGTGCGTAAGTGGAAACTATTTCTCCAGCTGTGGTGACGATATTATGAGAGGTATTTTTTTATGTCGGACTAAGAGGGACATCACTGAAGGTCTATGAGTGAAAAGCACAGCTCATATATACACAGGCAAAAACTGCTGCCAGTGAAGTGACATTCTGGTCTAGCGATCGAAAAGGTACGAAAGACAAGAGGCAGTCTGCTGTCACTTGGTAACCATAGTGCGAAACTGTCTGTAGTAGAGCAGCATAGGAACACACTCAAGTCTGACAAAAGAAGCCTCGAAGAATTGTCCAATTTACACCCATTTATCCCACACAGTGAAAACTGCCATGAGTGTCGACTTGGCTCCATGGAACTGTGTCTGCACTGGCGTCATTCTCTCAACATCCTCTAAACTGCTTCCCTTTAGGGAAGATGGCTAGCTCACATGCTGACTAGACAATTGAGCAGAGTTGCTTGAAATGCAAAGAAGTGTCACAGATCAAGGTGTAAGTACAAAACACTAGAGCCGATTAGCTCTAAGAGCAGCCACAACAGGATGtagcctgttttattttgttccacTCTCTTAAACAGAAACGGTACAGAGCCAACTTGGCCTGTAAATATTCCTATCAACATCATCTTCTCAGCGCCTGAAAGGAGCTGTTTGCTATTATCTGCAGGTCATGAGGTGGAGTACACTGGCGTACAAGATGGAGAACGGCTTGTTTAAATCAGGTCTCCCTGTAGCCTCACTTTGATCCCTGatcaagagaaaaacaaatcgGAATGTGATGTGGTGAAAAGGAGGTGTAGATATCACATAATCATTGTCTAATGAAGACCAGATATTTGCCTGATGCCTTGAGCATCCTTTATATCCCTTCACTACCCATCAACtagtttttttaaacaactgttGTGCCTCCCAGCAGAAATCTCGGACAATGATAAACATGTGTTTTTGTCCAAATTCTGGATTAACAACAGGGTTTGTTTAAAATGACCCCACAGCATCCTCAGTACCAAGTTATTTGGATGGAAATCATCCGTGTTCTGGCAGGCCCAAGTGTAGTAATGCGGCTCATTTGTGAAACAACTTGGATGTAAAGCACACTGCACTATTTTTTTTGCTTGGAAACACATCCCTGAAGTCTAGTGCATCCAGAATACTAAGACTAGCACAGAGTAACTATTTCTTCTACATGATAGAATGGGAAGAATAAGTACTTCCTTTGCTGCACAAGACAATAATATAGTactttatttagatttattttctaTGTTCAGGGAAACAAAAGGAAGACCATATTCCAAAATAATCCTACGCTTAAATTTTCGAGGTCCAGAAATGTCATCTTTTGTTTGTGAATCTGAATATGAACTCTAGTTGCTAGTGCAGACTGCATAGCTTAAAACTCACCCTTTCACTCCGGATCGATCCTGTCACTTCGTCATCGTTGAGGTGTCGTTTAAACTTGGGAGGCATGTTGTCTTCAGGCTGCTCCTCCTGTTCTGGCTCCCTCTATGAGACGGAGTGAAAATAACATGAGTGAGAGTCAGACTTTTTCTGACAATCTAACATTTCACTTCAGTAGCAGCATCAAGTAAGAGCTTTACATAAGTAGGCACAAATTTGTCAGCTTCAATTCTTATTAAGCTAGAATTATCAAGaggaaataaaattaaaagttAAAATACAAGCATTAATAACCAAAACACGAACCTTATCTCCTCTCAAGAAAACAGCTTCTATATTACATGGATTTTTGGCTAAACAGATCCAAGAACTACAACAAACTTAAAACCACTGGTGGACTTTTGACTCAGTCATCGCACTGGAGATGACTGGAGACAATCCAACAGGATTTCTCAGACTCAAGCCATCCTGCCCGATTCACAAACACCTTCACAAGTGTACAGCATACACTCCATATATACCATTGAATCCAGTTCACTCCGACACTGCAGTGGGGTCAGCGTCCTGCTCTGGCAAGGCGAATGCAGAAAGGCCTTTCAGTGGccaggagaggagagaaacttcccagagagagaagaagcacAGGGCAGGATGAGAAGTATTGAGAGCATGGAGACACAGGAAAGAAATAGAAGTCAAAGACGACACTTTCCCAGGGAGCGCTATATCAATGTAAAATCAAAATGCCTTTTACCatccctgtttatttatttgatccaaaataaaatgtaagatTATACTTTAACTAAACCCTCACAATGCTGTATTAGAGATCAAGGTTTAACAGAAAATTGTGATCAGACATTTCAACAGCTTTTCTTAAAGTTAGATCAAGTGGCATCCTTTTCCCTGACCACTTGAACTCTCCATGTCAACAACACTATGACGTCCATAGAATCATAGGACTGCTCCATAGACTAGTCCCACATGCCTGGGAAGATCACTGGTCACTCAGCATTCAGATGCAAAGCTCTGTAGTTCACCCAATCAATCCATCAATCTATCAATCAATCATTCAACACTCTCATACTTCCTCCCCCATCAGCTGCACCTAAAACTCCTGCCAGATCAAGAAGGAAAAGACAGAATCACTGGCGAGGCCAAACACAATGTCTGATTTACTATTCACGTATTTCATCGTATTTAAGAAGATGctaagaaataaatgtatccTTAGAAAAGTCAGTGAAGTACAACGATGTACAAGTACCAACGAAATGGCTGTAGGCTGATGTATTCACGTACAACTATCGTCCGTGCTAAACACAGCCACCACAGACGCtaaacaacaacagtgacaGTTGTGAGGACTACACACCCGTAAGCACCGGATAAGCGCTATGATAAAACAGGAACGACCAACTGTTCACTCATAACTAACGTTGCATGTAACACGACCGTCCAAATAAAACTGATGGACAAAATCGCTGTCAAGCCAGCAAGCTCTTTAAAGGCCCCGTGTTCATTGACACACATGACCGGTCTATTTCTGAATAAAGCTAAAGATGCTAACAAGGCTAAGCTACCTGCTGCTTACCACACGACCTGGTTCCTGATGCCGGCGAGcttcaacacacagacacacgcctTTGCTATTCAAGGGTGGAGGTCGCTGTAGCTGGTTACAGTAGATGTTCCTTTCACTTCATCTTAAAGCCCGTCCAGACTGCGAGAGCAGAAAACCATCCTGGATGTGTCAGCTTCTCTCCTCCGTCTTGCTCAGCTGACCGGAAGTGAGTAGCAAcagctggaagaagaaaaatgatgcAGATGTTTCTCCTTTTCGTATTCGCATTCGCTTCATATAAAATCTCATGTATATTTCCTTACACCTATACATTGTCAAATTTGCTCCAAAGTAATcgcaacaattttatattttttaaaatctaccTCCAAATCTCAGTTATTATCTCAACAATTGCAATTTTTCTTGGTACTTTTGTTCCCATTTATATATAGACACTGGATTGCTGTgtagtaaaatgttttttgatcAAGGCAAATGTACGTACAAGAGTTCGACACAATATGAATGAGAACAATCTGAATTCAGCACGTTTGCATCATGTAATAGCATCAATCAAAATGTCTGTTTATGAAACGATCATATTAAATGCGCTCGTGATTTTGTTTGTGCTGTTACGTTTGTAGAGTGTTGGACTGGCGCCTGTTGGTGGCAGTAGCGCGCACTAGTGGTGGCTGACGTGCAAGCGATAATTAGAAGAAGAAAGTCGGCGCAATTTCGGtaagtttgtttttgctgagtGATAAAGAAGTCCTTGTTATGTCATTGTGCGTTGCTCCAGGCGACTCATTCCATAAAGGGGAGTCCAACATGCAGAGCTGTGGGTCGGTCCGTCCTCTGTTTGGCGGAGCCATGTCTGCGCTCATCCCTCATGGTGCCAAAGACGTCAGCGAGCTGAGAGAAATCCCCGACAACCAGGAGGTGTTCGCCCATGCGGGCACAGACCAGAGCCTGATCGTGGAGCTGGTAGAGTACCAGGCCCAGGTGGCCGACCAGGATGCTGCTAGCTACCACTTTCTGGACATCGCAGGGAGCAACAAAGCGTCTGAACCCGGCTCCTCTAGCATCACCAGCGTTGTCAGCTTGTCCCGGCAAGACGTGTCTCTTACGCAGTGCAGCTCTGCCTGGATGCTCTCCGGGGCTCAGTGTGTGTCTAAGTTCAATGAAGAGGCAAAGAACTCGGTGACCATTCACCTGGGTTTGTTCAGGCTGCCACAGTTTTCCACAGATGTCCTGGTCACTTTCAATGACCCACAGACTATAAGTTCTGAGAGCAGCAGCGCTCCAGCAgctggaaaacatgaagaagcCTGGACTGTGATGGACTTCCAGGACCTACTGAAATCCATTACTCTGCATGACACAGGATTGTTTGGCTAGAAGCTGCTCACTGATATTATGTGAATCTGAATGTCAGTGAGTAGCGTCTGATATTGGTGTCCAAATTGGGTGTGTCCTGACACCCGCATCAAGATAAACATGATGTTTGCTTCAGTTAtcacacaaatgtgtgtttataaGCAATGAGGACTCATTCACATTCAAATGTTAATCATAAGATTGGAATGAACAGATAAATAATTGCTCAGGAAATAATGGTTGTTGATGTAATTATTTGAAATTAACTCCCAAATAGGCCTTTTAAAGTATATTAGTTTGCTGAAAAGAGGACGatatagtttttattttccatcctACTCCTTGAAAATACAAAGATTGAAATGTTTCTGATGAACCATGCCCTGCTAAACATGTAATAATGATCATAATGTAATATCATATGTATTTAATATTTGTTGACTATTTTTGTCGGTGTGGTTCCTCATTCACTTGGGTCAAAGTAATTCAGTGAATTAAATAGAAAAACTAGATTAAATGGGGAAATGGGGAGTTTTGTCCTCTTCATGATAAACCTACGAGACTTGGACACTGTTCTTCTTTATAGTagttatttctgtatttttcataCTACATATTTGTAGGCTTCCAGTGCAACATTTTTGACAATTATTATTTATGGTGGTGTTTTAGGATTTATTCTGGTCCCATCAGGTCAAATATCTAAGTGTTTGTGCTTTTACCGCCAATGTAATTGTTTGAAATGTGGCATTGACTCATGGAGTCATCAGTGCAGCTGCGTGCTCGCAGCAGGAATATGAATCAGCTGGTCTCTTCATTCTGCCGTTTGCTGCTGGACTTAATAAGGAATAATTTGTTGACCAGAGCCTTAAAACCCCAGAGTTAAGGGTGTATTTGGTGAATTGCTTCACTTCTGAATGGATTTACGATCATCATAGCTGCTTCAAACTTCTAAATGGCCTAATGGATTTAGAAACGCAGAGTCAGCATGCAATATAAGACATTTTTCATATGCTACAACTGTTATTCAAGGAAAAACAGCCCAAATTGGGCCCACTGAAACAGATTTTAAGGGTCTTAAGTCGAGCTCAGAGTTAAGCCGGGCTTGTCACACCATAGGAATTTGAGCAAGCCTTGCATAACAAACAGTTGAAGGTCCCGACTTCTCGCCACATCACAAGCTCCTGGTCCTGCGGTGCAGCTATGGAAGATTAAGGTCTCATAAAGTCGAGCTTCCTTTCCCATCTGCGGGCACATTCTTTCATTAATGACAACACCATTGGGCCAACAACAACATATCAGACTACACTAGATAAACATTCTGCTGTTGTGCATGACACGATTCAGCACAGGTGAGGGTCTGATGACAGACTTCAGCCAGCCGCTTAATTACAGGGCCTAAAAAGTTTGTTTACAAGAACAGAACAAGAAAGCCATTTGCCCTTTCTAAAGTTACCtgagttttgctttgtttttttcccattcgATGAGAACTATAAGTGGTGTGCTGTTGTCTACACCACAgatctcaaactgatccacaaaggggctgcagtgggtgcaggtcttTGCTCCAAAGAAGTTTAACCATTTAGGTGCAAATAAACTGCACCAGACTCATAACCAGCTgtttacagtcttcagacacctgtttAATGAAAAGGTGACTGGTTGAATAaagacctgcacccactgcagccctttgggtgccggtttgagacccctggtctacATGGCAAATACAGCTTGCATCATTATTCTGCGTGGATTAAATAAAGAACTGAGTATTttcagagttttttttcttgaaggaACTGATATGCTTACTCTTTTGTTTGACTTTCTACATTGGATTTGCATCACGACTTAATTTCTGCCATAACCACTGCACGGACATGATAATCAGAGTGTGATGGGACATGAGAAGTCAAGCGCAAGAGTCTCATTTAATCTTGTCAACCTACATATCCCAGCTCTTGATCCTACCGGCCCATGATTCCAACAAACTCAGGGAACATGATCTCCTAAGCATGCTGGCATTTCCACCTTTCTTTTAGCCTTTATATAGTGTACAGTAAGTCATGAAAGTGGCTTCGAAGAGATGTCAAAGATTTCTCTCCACTTGATTTATTGAATCGAAGGAGGTCCTCATGTGGACTTCTGTGATTCCCACTGAGGACAACTCAAACAGCTTCCTCCTGCTCTgttgaaacatcacatcatgaAGGTGACAGAACTTAATATTTTGCACACATAACCTGTGCTGCGCTTGTAATACAGAAAATCGTCATTACAACAAGATAAAAGTGACCCTCCTTTCAGGTTAACTACTATTCCAGGTtagcatcttttttttcacgATGTTTTCTTGTGTGACATTCTGAGTCCATCCGGGAGGCCACGGGTGTTTTCATAGTTCCTGTTCAGAGACTTCCTGCCCCAAGCCCATTTATTACTGCATCCCCCTGTTattgctgctgtgtttgcaaGGAAAatccctcttcctcctgcagagACTCATCATCCACCTAAGATCACAACACTTTCCTGGACTCAGGCCCACTCTGTCTCCTCATCCCTGTGTGAGCAGCACAAACAAGTCTGCTGCTCTCATCAGGACCAAGGAACTCCCTCTTTAGCAAAAATGAACGctcttgtttcatttgttttaatccAAAAGGTTCTGACCAACTAGCCACAGCGGtgcaatgaaacatgaaaacagttCCTCTGTTGCTTTCCCATCACATTCTTATTAACTTGCAAGTAGTAAACATTGAAAATACGGAAAAACATTGCAACACACTGGGACCACAGAGTGACTGGGCTTTCTTAAAGCGGCCTGCAGTCCATCAGCAACATTACAATGTGTTGACATAGTGATGTGAAATACAACTTGATTCATCAGGTCAGATTGACTTTCGCCATGATCCACGCAGTATTCACATAAGTGCATCTGTAGATCTGCACCACACAATGAATTCTCCACTCTGCAAAATTCATCAATGATACACCTTACCCACACACCACCCCATCATTGATTCATGGGTCTTAACTGAGGTTCTTTCAATAAACAACAATGGATCAAAACATTGTGTGTGCACATACATGCTACATTGAACACACAACTAATTGACTTTAGTTGGCAAATACTTTTTCAGAATGATGTATGAAACCTGGGGCAAAACATCacacatcaacaacatcaacTCATGCAATTCTCCCATGTTGATTTAGTGTTGACGTGTTAAAAGTATTTTGTTATTGAAAACTGACTCAGTTCTTCAGGTACAGTAGTTTTTCTCCTTAAATGACCAACGAGGAATGAATGACCCAAAATAGAACTTGCAATATGCTTAAAGCATTAGTACTCATTTACAAGGAATGAGAGAAAGAGCTTGATAAACATTGGTACATAaaacctttatttaaaaacaggaCAGGGGAGCATGTGTCATGATTTAATCAGTCTTCTGCCTCTTCTCAGGGGAGAAGTGCTCAGACATAGCAGCCAGTGCCCGGTAGCGGTGGGAGATGgtgttcttcacctctttggGAAGTTCAGCATATCTgcaaagagagacagacagaacagGAAGCGTATTTAGCCAGAAGAATACGTTTCGAATAAAAGCTATCGACCAAAACACCACATCCAAGGAGACGTACTGTACGACATGCTAGCATAAGAGTTGTAATACAAAAACCTTTTCAAACAACTTATGACATTTCTCAAGCCTTTTTACCATTTGCATAGTGATAATAATGATGGTGGTCAGCAGAAACATTACACATCTGAACTCACAATCTTAACTGGTCATCAACAGACGGTTCACAACAGTGTTTTCATAAAAGGTTCAAGACGGTAGCAGAAAATATGAAGTCCTTATTAAGGAATAACAACAGTTTACAGCAGGgatgtcaaaccggtcctccaAGGGCCGCCTTGTAGAGCAGTTCGAACCCCATGTTGTCGTCTCTGGCGCGCTCTTGCGGTAGTAAGAACGTACTACAGGTAGAGGTCATTGCTTACGTTTTATCATATCCTTCCGGCTGGAAGCAAGGATCCCAACCAAAGTCTCGAGGTCCTCTTGGTTCCACTATTTGTccctgaaagaaaaacagatatCACACATCGTGACAAAAGATGATTTTAGCAAGACTGAGCTACTGAGAAAGCATACCTGTGTTATTCCTCTGAAGAGCTCCACTGGTTCACCCTTCCCACTTGTGAAGGCAAATGTGCAAAGCGCCCATGCAGACTTGTCCTCAAAACCCGCAAGGAGTTTATACAAGCCTGAAGTAGGAGTTGTGTTATATGAAATAAGAACAAACATCAtcactttcaaaaaacaaacaagtacaGTTCGGAGGTCAGGTCACGACATAATGCCCTTTAAGATTCAATGAATAACTCCAATACCCACCTTCGGGTTTAAGTTTATCCAGAAACCATTTTCTagaaaacaatgaacaaaattATTTAATGAGATTTGAATGACTTCTAACGTGTATATTTTATAGACAGGAATGGGGCTACTAACATGTAAGGACCCGGTAAGCCATCCAGCGCCTTGAAGCAAAGACAGGTGTCTTCCACTATAACAGGACCATCAAtcttattaaaaagaaaaaaaacatagcattttaaaaatcaaacaagGTGATTAAAATTTTGTCTAAATCAACTTAATGTAATCAATTTAGATCATAAAATGGCGACACCTGTCGTGCTGCTTCTTTACATTTCTGTACAGAAATTTCATCAGGCTCTCCTTGATACTCGGGCACTGCAAAGCAAAATTTTTCGAACTTTGTTTAACAGATGGTTATTTATGCCAAGTATGCATTCATTTAAATCAATGGTTTCACTTACAGTCAATCTTTTTCGAGATTAGTTTGTAGGGGAACTTGTCGCCGAGAATTTGTAtgacctgaaaaaaaatattgacatggGATTGCCttaatttttttcacattatcaCAGAATCCTCTTTATTGACAAGAAGACATATTTAATTGCCATTCCACCCACTCTGTTTGTAATACAAAAGAGTACAATGGCCACCACCAGTCCCATTGAATATCGAATCACCTCAAATTTGACATATAAACAAGGCTTCATATTGAGCTTTCATGGGATTGTTGTGATTTGTTAATAGTCATGAACAGATCTGTAGACTCTGTCTCTGAGTTGATCATTTACTGTTTACTACTACTCTTCTCATCTGTAAacaaaaatagatttatttgaatatatttaaagaaatattctactactactactgtattCATTTTCTGTGTCAAACAAGTTGAAATCCTTCCAAAGGAAGGCAGGAAAGCATCATTGGTGATCAATGTCCATTGCTTGTGCTCTTCCACATCATTGCTATGCACTTCTTAGTAACAAGTAGGCAAATATCAATATACATGCATCATCTCTAACTCGTCCCTTTAACAGCGACAACAGCAGACAAAGCAGCGCAATAATGCAACAAAACAGTGATTTGTGTACTGCAGCCTTATTATACAGATAAATATTGTTGGTAACAAGGACTTGTGAGACATGTTGTATCGCAGCCTGTTTATTTTTGGATATGCCTGTTAAGACGTTCGTGAAGGCTGTGATGCACCGCGCGTAATGATTAAATGCATGTAACGCTTGATAGCTTTACTTGGTACAGTAGATTTTCACGTGGCTTATACTCTACTTTAGGACTCACCTCTTCGAGTTTTTTTGCATTTCCAGTCACGAACACTATCGACCGCCCAGCCGGCACTGCCATGTTGAAAAAGACCCGGAAGACTAACAACAACTCACCATGTGCTTCCTACTGAACGCCAGCCAATACATAGCACGTTTGGAATCCTTCAGCAAATCAGAAGTTGCACTCAGTGACACGCCTACTACCAAGTccaccaatcagagcccagtgTTACGTCCAACGATGTCCGTGTGGAAAAACATGCTCTGCCATGTGGATTGTGGCTGTAAATAGACATTAAGAACCAACgcattttcaaaacataaaaacatcgACTATTATGAGTCTCTTACCTAAGACTACCGAGGACTTCAGCTCGGCTGAATACTGGGAGAAATTCTTTCAGAAACGCGGGGAAAAGGCTTTTGAGTGGTATGGAGACTTCAACAAGCTCTGTGGCGTTCTACACAAATACATCAAACTACAGGACAAGGTAACTGAGACACTGTGCAGTGTTTTCGAATCCATATCACGTTAACACATTGTGGTGCTACCTTGCTGTGCAATACAGGAGTGTAAAGTGGGTATGTCATTACAAAATGGTTCTCGTGTTTGACAACACTACTAGCTAATACACTGGTTACTAATACAAACTGAAAATGGTGTCCCTACCTGCTTTGTCTAGGACCATGGTGGTTGGAGTGTGGGTGGAGCTGATAGCATCTAGGAACTATATGTGAGCTCAATATATGTCTGTGTTTTTAGGTTCTTGTGGTGGGGTGTGGAAACTCTGAGTTGAGTGAGCAAATGTTTGACGTGGGCTACAAACATCTGACCAATATTGACATCAGTGAGACCGTTATCACAAATATGAAGCAGCGGAACTCCGGGCGCCGCCCGGGACTCACTTTCGAGCAGGTGGATGCCACTCAGATGATGTATGAAGATGCCAGCTACCAAGCTGTTTTGGACAAGGGAACCCTGGATGCAATGGCTTCTGAAAAAGAGGGAGCACTTGCTAGAAAAATGCTCACTGAGGTAGGATTTCTTTTTACAATCAATTTATTTGGTCAATCCAAATTATTTGGTCAATCCCAAATAATTTGGTTTAAATGACAATGTGTTAGTGAGAAAACATGGTGAGTAGATTCGTGATGGGGATTTCTTCCGATTTAGCCGTGTTATTTTTGGTCAAAGCCACTATTGCTCTAAATTTGGAATTCCACCTTCATTGCAGAAgttaagaaaatacattttagggTCTGTTAAGCAATAGTTCCTCATCTCTCCAttctttattttcctccttaaCTGTGGTTCAGATGCGATTGCACATTTACGTAGAACAATTCTTTTGAACAAGATCTTTCTATGCACTTAAAGC
It contains:
- the rangrf gene encoding ran guanine nucleotide release factor — protein: MQSCGSVRPLFGGAMSALIPHGAKDVSELREIPDNQEVFAHAGTDQSLIVELVEYQAQVADQDAASYHFLDIAGSNKASEPGSSSITSVVSLSRQDVSLTQCSSAWMLSGAQCVSKFNEEAKNSVTIHLGLFRLPQFSTDVLVTFNDPQTISSESSSAPAAGKHEEAWTVMDFQDLLKSITLHDTGLFG
- the itpa gene encoding inosine triphosphate pyrophosphatase, which produces MAVPAGRSIVFVTGNAKKLEEVIQILGDKFPYKLISKKIDLPEYQGEPDEISVQKCKEAARQIDGPVIVEDTCLCFKALDGLPGPYIKWFLDKLKPEGLYKLLAGFEDKSAWALCTFAFTSGKGEPVELFRGITQGQIVEPRGPRDFGWDPCFQPEGYDKTYAELPKEVKNTISHRYRALAAMSEHFSPEKRQKTD